The Clostridium septicum genome contains a region encoding:
- a CDS encoding LytR/AlgR family response regulator transcription factor gives MNCIIVDDELPAREELKYFIKNFSSMDILSEFEDGTEALKFLQANSVDIIFLDINIPGIDGINLAKILCKLNFSGKVIFITAYKEYALDAFDIHAFDYLLKPFSEERIISSLERIEDSRDEKLNNDRKSDKLSVMRNGKIYVVNTKDICYLEASGRTVKVCVNGEEYLSKHKISEIESKLSNKEFYKSHRSYIVNLGKVEEIKPWFNGTYVLKIKDIEKEVPVSRNKVKDFKRILSL, from the coding sequence ATGAATTGTATTATAGTAGATGATGAATTACCAGCAAGAGAAGAACTTAAATATTTTATTAAAAATTTTAGTAGTATGGATATTTTAAGTGAATTTGAAGATGGTACGGAAGCATTAAAGTTCTTACAAGCAAATAGCGTAGACATAATATTTTTAGATATTAATATACCAGGAATAGATGGAATTAATTTAGCGAAAATATTATGTAAGTTAAATTTTAGTGGTAAAGTAATATTTATAACAGCATATAAAGAGTATGCATTAGATGCATTTGATATTCATGCATTTGATTATTTATTAAAGCCATTTTCTGAAGAACGTATTATTTCATCATTAGAAAGAATAGAGGATTCTAGAGATGAAAAATTAAATAACGATAGAAAAAGTGATAAGTTGTCTGTAATGAGAAATGGTAAAATATATGTTGTAAATACTAAAGATATATGCTATTTAGAAGCATCAGGGAGAACTGTTAAAGTTTGTGTTAATGGTGAAGAATATTTATCTAAACATAAAATTTCAGAAATTGAAAGTAAATTATCAAATAAAGAATTTTATAAATCACATAGATCATATATAGTGAATTTAGGAAAGGTAGAAGAAATTAAACCTTGGTTTAATGGAACCTATGTATTAAAAATAAAGGATATAGAAAAAGAAGTTCCTGTTAGTAGAAATAAAGTAAAAGATTTTAAGCGTATATTAAGTTTATAG